A stretch of Rhizobium sp. TH2 DNA encodes these proteins:
- a CDS encoding helix-turn-helix domain-containing protein codes for MLEENQHADRVYALANEKSGPAASPITASWRRCLTRHGLAPEVAHPPVRLMDAEFQDVLGRSGHVVEEASPELDWLFGMVGKAGCCLVFTDSEGVVLDRRGVASEDKEFKDLGLWMGALWSEASVGTNGIGTALAEGRMVTVFRDQHFLSANIGLSCASAPVRDHKGRIVAAIDISTARRDATEMVMPMLAQAVRDSAARIEINLFRRAYKDARIVLVQSSSHAGSALLAVDRDDMVLGATRAARLALKLDDHMIDSGMPAADLLHEHLDAEGRDLLEAERAALRRALSRNNNNVSLTAQMLGISRATLHRKINRLGMHG; via the coding sequence ATGCTTGAAGAGAACCAGCATGCGGACAGGGTCTATGCTCTGGCCAACGAGAAATCCGGACCGGCAGCCTCGCCGATTACGGCGTCCTGGCGGCGATGTCTGACCAGGCATGGGCTTGCGCCTGAGGTGGCGCATCCGCCCGTGCGGCTGATGGATGCCGAATTCCAGGACGTGCTCGGCCGTTCCGGCCATGTCGTCGAAGAGGCGTCGCCTGAACTCGACTGGCTGTTCGGCATGGTCGGCAAGGCCGGCTGCTGTCTCGTGTTCACCGATAGCGAAGGCGTGGTGCTCGACCGCCGGGGCGTTGCCTCCGAAGACAAGGAATTCAAGGATCTGGGCCTGTGGATGGGCGCGCTCTGGAGCGAGGCGAGCGTCGGCACCAATGGCATCGGTACCGCACTTGCCGAGGGCCGGATGGTGACCGTGTTCCGCGACCAGCACTTCCTCTCCGCCAATATCGGCCTGTCCTGTGCGTCCGCGCCCGTGCGCGACCACAAGGGTCGGATCGTGGCCGCGATCGACATCTCCACCGCGCGCCGCGATGCGACCGAGATGGTCATGCCCATGCTTGCCCAGGCGGTGAGGGATTCGGCCGCCCGCATCGAGATCAATCTCTTCCGGCGCGCCTACAAGGATGCGCGCATCGTGCTCGTCCAGTCCTCGTCGCATGCGGGCTCTGCTCTGCTGGCGGTGGACCGCGACGACATGGTGCTGGGCGCGACCCGGGCGGCACGGCTGGCGCTCAAGCTCGACGACCACATGATCGACAGCGGCATGCCGGCGGCCGATCTTCTGCATGAGCATCTCGATGCCGAGGGCAGGGATCTGCTGGAGGCGGAACGGGCGGCACTTCGCCGGGCGCTCTCACGCAACAACAACAATGTGTCGCTGACGGCGCAGATGCTCGGCATCAGCCGTGCCACGCTGCACCGGAAGATCAACCGGCTCGGCATGCACGGGTGA
- the lgt gene encoding prolipoprotein diacylglyceryl transferase, with translation MPLAPFIQILAYMPFPDINPIAFSVGPVDIRWYGISYVVSILLGWFYARRIISTPRLWKNDAPPMSLLDIDDFVLWAAIGIVVGGRIGFILFYDLPVYLADPLRVFQVWHGGMSFHGGITGTAIAMILFARKRDISMWSLFDVVSTVCVTGLFLVRLANFINGELWGSVSFLPWAVLFRDEMFPRHPSQLYEAGLEGLLTGIVLAIMVFRLSALKRPGLVAGTFVSLYAISRIAVEFVRVPDEQVGYLLGTSWMTMGMVLSVPMLLLGLWAIWRANRMAIAA, from the coding sequence ATGCCGTTGGCCCCCTTCATTCAGATCCTCGCCTACATGCCCTTCCCCGATATCAACCCGATCGCCTTCTCCGTAGGGCCGGTCGATATCCGTTGGTACGGCATTTCCTATGTCGTCAGCATCCTGCTCGGCTGGTTTTATGCGCGCAGGATCATATCGACGCCGAGGCTGTGGAAGAACGACGCACCGCCGATGTCGCTGCTCGACATCGATGATTTCGTGCTCTGGGCCGCGATCGGCATCGTGGTCGGCGGCCGTATCGGCTTCATCCTGTTCTATGATCTTCCCGTCTATCTCGCCGATCCCCTGCGCGTCTTCCAAGTCTGGCACGGCGGCATGTCCTTCCATGGCGGCATTACCGGAACGGCAATCGCCATGATCCTGTTTGCCCGCAAGCGCGACATCAGCATGTGGTCGCTGTTCGATGTCGTCAGCACCGTCTGCGTCACCGGACTGTTTCTGGTCAGGCTCGCCAATTTCATCAACGGCGAGCTCTGGGGCAGCGTGAGCTTCCTGCCATGGGCCGTGCTTTTCCGGGACGAGATGTTCCCGCGTCATCCGAGCCAGCTATACGAGGCCGGTCTCGAAGGTCTGCTGACCGGCATCGTGCTCGCTATCATGGTCTTCCGGCTCAGTGCCCTCAAGCGGCCGGGCCTCGTCGCCGGAACCTTCGTGAGCCTCTATGCCATCAGCCGCATCGCCGTCGAATTCGTCCGCGTGCCGGATGAGCAGGTCGGCTATCTCCTTGGTACAAGCTGGATGACCATGGGCATGGTTTTGTCCGTCCCCATGCTGCTGCTCGGCCTGTGGGCGATCTGGCGCGCCAACCGGATGGCCATCGCCGCATGA
- a CDS encoding YbjN domain-containing protein encodes MSLFDLKAERQSHPVDMIEFVADTNDWSFERPADDEIAMTVEGKWADYQVSFSWMEEFEALHLSCAFDLKVPDSRMNEVIKLIAHINGDVLLGHFDVWQRADIVIFRQSLLLSGGVEPTGRQVEVLLSSALDACEAYYQAFQFVVWSGMDAQSAVSAVMFETVGEA; translated from the coding sequence ATGAGCCTTTTTGACTTGAAAGCCGAACGCCAGTCCCATCCCGTGGACATGATCGAATTCGTCGCGGATACCAATGACTGGTCGTTCGAGCGTCCCGCGGATGACGAGATCGCCATGACGGTCGAGGGAAAGTGGGCCGACTATCAGGTCTCCTTTTCCTGGATGGAGGAATTCGAGGCGCTGCATCTTTCCTGCGCCTTCGATCTCAAGGTTCCCGACAGCCGGATGAATGAGGTGATCAAGCTGATCGCCCATATCAACGGTGATGTATTGCTTGGCCATTTCGATGTCTGGCAGCGCGCCGACATCGTCATCTTTCGGCAGTCGCTGTTGCTCTCCGGCGGTGTCGAGCCGACCGGCCGGCAGGTCGAGGTGCTGCTTTCGTCGGCGCTCGATGCCTGCGAAGCTTACTATCAGGCATTTCAGTTCGTCGTCTGGTCCGGCATGGATGCACAGTCCGCCGTCAGCGCCGTGATGTTTGAAACCGTGGGGGAAGCATGA
- a CDS encoding accessory factor UbiK family protein, translated as MADGPNRILDDFAKLMTDAAGAVQGVGREVEGAFKAQAERWLNGMDLVKREEFEAVREMAVKAREENDALAARLAELEAKLAASKP; from the coding sequence ATGGCCGATGGACCGAACCGCATTCTTGACGATTTCGCCAAGCTGATGACCGATGCCGCCGGCGCCGTGCAGGGCGTGGGCCGCGAGGTCGAAGGCGCATTCAAGGCGCAGGCAGAGCGCTGGCTCAACGGCATGGACCTCGTCAAGCGCGAGGAATTCGAGGCCGTGCGCGAAATGGCCGTCAAGGCGCGCGAAGAAAACGACGCACTTGCCGCCCGCCTCGCCGAACTCGAAGCGAAACTCGCCGCTTCGAAGCCCTGA
- a CDS encoding class I SAM-dependent methyltransferase, whose product MTTPLADKIKAIISVNGPISVTDYFALCLADPEHGYYKTRDPFGRGGDFVTAPEVSQLFGEMIGVFLVEAWRKHLRPSRNLRIAEIGPGRGTMMADILRTVRQLAPELYDAATVHLVETSPALRSIQQTTLASHSEKLAWHESFDTIPPGFLLFVANEFFDAVPIRQFVKTANGFRERLVGVDERENLAFAAGVTGVDPALLPAGHQAAAPGTIAEVAPARMAIMQLLSDRLFDAGGTALIIDYGHLATGLGDTLQAVFKHTFDPPLAHPGEADLTSHVDFQSLAEIARSRSIAVNGLMTQGEFLLKLGLLERAGALGRGKSPKQQAEIQAAVERLAGTAPNQMGELFKVMSVSSPDVQLAQFID is encoded by the coding sequence ATGACCACGCCGCTTGCGGATAAGATCAAGGCGATCATATCGGTCAACGGCCCGATCAGCGTCACCGACTATTTCGCGCTGTGTCTCGCCGACCCTGAACATGGCTACTACAAGACGCGTGATCCTTTTGGCCGGGGCGGCGATTTCGTCACCGCGCCCGAAGTCAGCCAGTTGTTCGGGGAAATGATCGGTGTCTTTCTCGTCGAAGCCTGGCGGAAACATCTCAGGCCGAGCCGCAATCTCCGCATCGCCGAGATCGGCCCTGGTCGCGGCACGATGATGGCGGATATCCTGCGCACCGTAAGGCAACTGGCGCCGGAACTCTATGACGCGGCAACCGTGCATCTGGTCGAGACCAGCCCTGCTCTTCGCAGTATCCAGCAGACCACGCTGGCATCTCACTCGGAAAAGCTGGCATGGCACGAGAGCTTCGACACGATTCCACCCGGCTTCCTCCTGTTCGTGGCCAACGAGTTTTTTGACGCGGTGCCGATCCGGCAATTCGTCAAAACCGCGAACGGTTTTCGTGAGCGGTTGGTTGGCGTCGATGAGAGAGAAAATCTCGCCTTTGCCGCCGGGGTGACGGGCGTCGATCCGGCCCTGCTGCCGGCCGGGCACCAAGCTGCCGCACCCGGTACGATCGCCGAAGTCGCACCGGCCCGCATGGCAATCATGCAACTGCTGTCGGACAGGCTTTTCGACGCCGGCGGCACGGCATTGATTATCGACTACGGCCACTTGGCCACGGGGCTCGGCGATACGCTGCAGGCCGTCTTCAAACACACTTTCGACCCGCCGCTCGCTCATCCTGGCGAGGCGGACCTGACGAGCCATGTGGATTTCCAGTCGCTGGCGGAAATCGCCCGGAGCCGCTCCATCGCAGTCAACGGCCTAATGACGCAGGGCGAGTTCCTGCTGAAGCTTGGCCTCCTCGAACGCGCGGGCGCGCTTGGTCGCGGCAAGAGCCCGAAGCAACAGGCGGAAATTCAGGCCGCCGTTGAAAGGCTCGCCGGAACCGCCCCGAACCAGATGGGTGAACTTTTCAAGGTCATGTCGGTTTCAAGCCCGGATGTGCAGTTGGCACAGTTTATCGATTGA
- a CDS encoding putative bifunctional diguanylate cyclase/phosphodiesterase yields MAHSVEKRFIAIIFAVLVLLVAPLFVLFFQLSASRYEKDALDRGEIVLEANAKALGKPLWDFDTESVKQIARAIATGRSVTDVHVRDVSGEIDVSVPEGQAHKPEGKVLTAEVTYQSISGLRTVGTLEMHLAPQSMFTGDYRGDLAFIAIFLIAVFAIFVTAIIGNRQMVIKPLLKLTAAIEATRRLGFRHHVDWIADDEMGALAANFNEMQERLAREENELKRAHARTTEIYNRTPAMLYSVDADDNLIAVSDYWLLATGHTRPAVIGRPFASLLEPECRILYGARRRISLDGHLDHGVTLKFRCANGRIIDVLIMEATMEEAASETSLALSVMTDVTELKAAERQNHLQAITDHLTGLLNRQGFEMAIEDKIRIADLEKSELACLFVDLDRFKWINDNLGHAAGDEVLKNVVAAIGTQLRTTDTIARLGGDEFAILVSARSAKTAALEIAARISTAVERQMDVAGSIVKLSASIGIALYPEHAPNAAELLQKSDLAMYARKKAGKNGTRFFDPDLANAARNRAFMEKNIEAGLREDWFDAYLQPIFNLQTGRVAGFEALMRLVHPIEGIIPPAGIIQIAEETGSISRVGERIFEKAVSRLASFSKHAALSDAYIAVNVSPLQFEPAMLDRMMAVLMKWGVQPSQIVVEITEAVLMHHNPVIQQVLEALCKSGFRIALDDFGTGYSSLSYLNRFPVDIVKIDQSFIRSLTEDDETSRRKSRMLVEGIKTISHQMNCIVVAEGIEKQEQRDALAAMGVDAGQGYFFSRPLPALEIIAKYATLGNASLPAVKSA; encoded by the coding sequence TTGGCCCATTCTGTCGAGAAGCGGTTCATCGCCATCATCTTTGCCGTTCTCGTGCTTCTCGTCGCCCCACTCTTCGTGTTGTTTTTTCAACTTTCCGCAAGCCGGTACGAGAAAGACGCTCTCGACCGCGGCGAGATCGTGCTCGAAGCCAACGCGAAAGCGCTCGGCAAGCCGCTGTGGGATTTCGATACCGAAAGCGTGAAGCAGATCGCCCGCGCCATTGCGACGGGTCGCTCCGTGACCGACGTGCATGTTCGCGACGTCTCGGGCGAAATCGATGTATCCGTACCGGAAGGGCAGGCCCACAAGCCCGAAGGCAAGGTTCTAACCGCCGAAGTAACCTACCAGTCCATAAGCGGGCTGCGCACGGTCGGCACATTGGAAATGCATCTCGCGCCGCAATCGATGTTCACCGGAGACTATCGCGGCGACCTCGCTTTCATCGCGATATTCCTGATCGCCGTGTTTGCCATTTTCGTCACCGCGATTATCGGCAACCGTCAGATGGTCATCAAGCCGCTCCTGAAGCTGACCGCGGCGATCGAGGCGACGCGCAGGCTGGGCTTCCGCCATCATGTCGATTGGATCGCGGACGACGAAATGGGCGCGCTGGCGGCCAACTTCAACGAAATGCAGGAACGTCTCGCGCGCGAGGAGAACGAGCTAAAGCGGGCCCATGCGCGCACCACGGAAATCTACAACCGTACGCCGGCCATGCTCTATTCGGTCGATGCCGACGACAATCTCATCGCCGTCAGCGACTACTGGCTGCTGGCGACAGGCCATACTCGCCCGGCGGTCATTGGCCGGCCATTCGCAAGTCTGCTGGAACCCGAATGCCGCATCCTCTATGGCGCGCGCAGGCGCATTTCGCTCGACGGCCATCTCGACCACGGCGTCACGCTCAAGTTCCGCTGCGCCAACGGCCGCATCATCGACGTGCTGATCATGGAAGCAACAATGGAAGAAGCCGCCAGCGAGACATCGCTCGCGCTTTCCGTGATGACCGACGTGACGGAACTCAAGGCGGCCGAGCGCCAGAACCATCTCCAGGCGATAACCGATCACCTGACCGGCCTCCTCAACCGGCAGGGCTTCGAGATGGCGATCGAGGACAAGATCCGCATCGCCGACCTCGAGAAATCCGAACTGGCCTGCCTCTTCGTCGATCTCGACCGTTTCAAATGGATCAACGACAATCTGGGGCATGCGGCCGGTGACGAGGTTCTCAAGAACGTGGTCGCGGCCATAGGCACGCAGCTCAGGACCACCGACACGATCGCCCGTCTCGGCGGCGACGAATTCGCCATTCTCGTCAGCGCCAGATCGGCGAAGACGGCGGCGCTCGAAATTGCCGCCCGCATCAGCACGGCCGTCGAACGGCAGATGGACGTCGCCGGCAGCATCGTGAAACTCAGCGCCAGCATCGGCATCGCGCTCTATCCCGAACATGCGCCCAACGCCGCCGAACTGCTGCAGAAATCCGATCTCGCCATGTATGCGCGCAAGAAGGCGGGCAAGAACGGCACGCGCTTCTTCGACCCGGATCTCGCAAATGCAGCGCGAAACCGCGCGTTCATGGAAAAGAACATCGAAGCCGGGCTCCGCGAGGACTGGTTCGACGCCTATCTCCAGCCGATCTTCAACCTTCAGACCGGCCGCGTTGCCGGCTTCGAAGCACTGATGCGCCTCGTCCATCCGATCGAAGGCATCATTCCGCCGGCGGGCATTATCCAGATCGCCGAAGAGACCGGCTCGATCAGCCGTGTCGGCGAACGGATTTTCGAAAAAGCGGTCAGCCGGCTCGCGAGCTTCTCGAAGCACGCGGCGCTCAGCGACGCCTATATCGCCGTCAATGTCTCGCCGCTGCAATTCGAGCCCGCCATGCTCGACCGGATGATGGCTGTCCTGATGAAATGGGGCGTCCAGCCCTCCCAGATCGTCGTCGAGATCACCGAAGCCGTGCTGATGCACCACAATCCGGTGATCCAGCAGGTGCTTGAAGCGCTGTGCAAATCCGGCTTCCGCATTGCGCTCGACGATTTCGGCACCGGGTATTCGTCGCTGAGCTACCTCAACCGCTTCCCCGTCGATATCGTCAAGATCGACCAGTCCTTCATCCGCTCCCTGACCGAGGACGACGAGACCTCGCGCCGCAAGAGCCGCATGCTGGTCGAAGGTATCAAGACGATCTCGCACCAGATGAACTGCATCGTCGTGGCTGAAGGCATCGAGAAGCAGGAGCAGCGCGACGCGCTTGCCGCCATGGGCGTCGATGCCGGCCAGGGTTACTTCTTCAGCCGCCCGCTGCCGGCGCTGGAAATCATCGCCAAATATGCCACGCTCGGGAACGCGTCCCTGCCGGCAGTCAAATCCGCATGA
- the proC gene encoding pyrroline-5-carboxylate reductase: MSLPLPGPIVLIGAGNMGGAMALGWIKSGIAASSIIAADPNPPEAMRVRFGEAGLNIVSAAPENIKAGVIFVAVKPQVMEAVLPDYRKLIGPGTIVISIAAGKPLAFLEAQLGDAPMVRAMPNTPAMIGRGVTGAFANARINDVQRKLVHSLLEVSGPVEWVESESLIDAVTALSGSGPAYVFYLVECMAEAGRKLGLPADLAMRLARATVSGAGELIHQSPDGAAVLRKNVTSPGGTTAAALDVLMAEGGMQPLFDAAIKAARDRAEELAR; encoded by the coding sequence ATGAGTCTTCCACTACCCGGACCCATCGTCCTTATCGGTGCTGGGAATATGGGCGGTGCCATGGCGTTGGGCTGGATCAAGAGCGGCATTGCCGCATCTTCGATCATTGCCGCCGATCCCAATCCGCCCGAGGCGATGAGGGTGCGCTTCGGTGAAGCCGGCCTCAATATCGTTTCCGCCGCGCCTGAGAATATCAAAGCCGGCGTGATCTTCGTGGCAGTCAAGCCGCAGGTCATGGAAGCCGTGCTTCCGGACTATCGCAAGCTGATCGGTCCGGGGACGATCGTCATTTCTATTGCCGCCGGCAAACCGCTCGCTTTCCTCGAAGCGCAGCTTGGAGATGCCCCGATGGTGCGCGCCATGCCGAATACGCCGGCAATGATCGGGCGCGGCGTGACGGGTGCATTCGCGAATGCCCGCATCAACGACGTGCAGCGCAAGCTCGTCCATTCGCTTCTCGAAGTATCCGGCCCCGTCGAATGGGTCGAAAGTGAATCCCTCATCGATGCCGTCACCGCGCTTTCGGGCTCGGGGCCGGCCTATGTGTTCTACCTCGTCGAGTGCATGGCGGAGGCAGGCCGAAAGCTCGGTCTGCCGGCGGACCTCGCCATGCGTCTCGCACGGGCAACAGTGTCGGGCGCTGGTGAACTCATTCACCAGTCGCCCGACGGCGCTGCCGTCCTGCGCAAGAATGTCACGTCTCCCGGTGGCACGACCGCGGCGGCGCTCGATGTGCTGATGGCGGAGGGTGGCATGCAGCCGCTTTTCGATGCCGCCATCAAGGCTGCCCGCGACCGGGCGGAAGAACTCGCAAGGTAA
- the pgeF gene encoding peptidoglycan editing factor PgeF, with protein MISAARPSPIQSPLLSENAGTGIAHGFFTRAGGVSEGLYAGLNVGLGSHDEPERIRENRARVAGWFGAGAGDLATLYQIHSPDVVTIDKVGDGERPKADSHVTATPGVVLGVLTADCGPILFADPVARVIGAAHAGWKGAFDGVIENTIAAMETLGARRKNIAASLGPSISKANYEVGPEFHARFIERNADWARFFTPSEKPEHFMFDLPGLTISRLEQAGVRAENVDVCTYADEERFFSYRRTTHRNEPDYGRQVSAIMIRED; from the coding sequence ATGATATCAGCCGCGCGACCCTCCCCGATCCAGAGTCCCCTGCTGAGCGAGAATGCTGGAACCGGCATTGCGCATGGCTTCTTCACGCGGGCGGGTGGCGTATCGGAAGGTCTTTACGCCGGTCTCAATGTCGGCCTGGGTTCGCATGACGAACCCGAGCGTATCCGCGAAAATCGAGCGCGTGTCGCCGGCTGGTTCGGCGCCGGCGCTGGCGATCTCGCCACGCTCTACCAGATCCATTCGCCTGACGTCGTCACCATCGACAAGGTCGGCGACGGCGAGAGGCCAAAGGCCGATAGTCATGTAACGGCCACGCCGGGCGTCGTGCTCGGTGTGCTGACCGCCGATTGCGGGCCGATCCTTTTTGCCGACCCGGTTGCCCGCGTCATCGGTGCCGCCCATGCCGGCTGGAAGGGCGCATTCGACGGCGTGATCGAGAACACAATCGCCGCGATGGAAACACTTGGCGCGAGACGCAAAAACATCGCGGCCAGTCTCGGCCCATCGATCTCCAAAGCCAATTACGAAGTCGGCCCCGAGTTCCATGCCAGGTTCATCGAGCGCAACGCCGATTGGGCGCGGTTCTTCACGCCATCCGAAAAACCGGAACACTTCATGTTCGACCTGCCCGGCCTGACGATCAGCCGGCTTGAACAGGCGGGCGTCCGGGCGGAAAATGTCGATGTCTGCACCTATGCAGACGAAGAGAGATTTTTCTCATATCGCCGCACGACACATAGAAACGAGCCGGACTACGGACGGCAGGTTTCAGCAATAATGATACGGGAGGACTAA
- a CDS encoding 50S ribosomal protein L25/general stress protein Ctc, translated as MSHDTYELKAELRERVGKGSSRELRRKGLIPAVIYGDKQEPVAISLPSKEVTLKIHSGGFMTTVATIDVDGKKISVLPKDYQLDPVRDFTMHVDFLRVGANTQVNVEVPVHFINEAKSPGIKIGGVLNIVRHEVELHCPADSIPEFLTADLSGLKIGDGIHISNIKLPQGVTPVIGDRDFTIATIVSPAGGTTGEEEATPAAEG; from the coding sequence ATGAGCCACGATACTTACGAGCTCAAGGCCGAGCTGCGCGAACGGGTTGGTAAGGGGTCCTCCCGTGAACTTCGCCGCAAAGGCCTTATTCCTGCGGTCATCTATGGTGACAAGCAGGAACCTGTTGCCATTTCCCTGCCCAGCAAGGAAGTGACACTGAAGATCCACTCCGGCGGTTTCATGACCACCGTTGCCACCATCGATGTCGATGGCAAGAAGATTTCGGTTCTGCCGAAGGATTACCAGCTGGATCCCGTCCGCGACTTCACGATGCATGTCGATTTCCTGCGCGTGGGTGCCAACACCCAGGTGAATGTCGAAGTGCCCGTGCATTTCATCAACGAAGCGAAGTCGCCCGGCATCAAGATCGGCGGCGTTCTCAACATCGTTCGCCACGAAGTCGAGCTGCATTGCCCGGCCGATTCCATCCCCGAATTCCTCACGGCCGACCTCTCGGGCCTGAAGATCGGCGACGGCATCCACATCTCGAACATCAAGCTGCCGCAGGGCGTCACGCCCGTGATCGGCGACCGTGACTTCACCATCGCAACGATCGTCTCGCCGGCTGGCGGCACGACGGGCGAAGAAGAAGCGACCCCGGCAGCCGAAGGCTGA
- a CDS encoding Xaa-Pro peptidase family protein — protein MALHFSRDEFASRLELVKARMKEEKLDALLIFAQESMYWLTGYDTFGYCFFQCLVVKADGQMVLMTRSADLRQARHTSIIEDIRIWVDRTNADPAQDLKNLLMDLDLLGSKIGVEYDTHGLTGLNARRLDHQLTSFGTSTDASYIISKLRLVKSAAEIEYAEKAAALSDDALDAALRLAKPGANEADILAAMQGAIFAGGGDYPSNEFIIGSGADALLCRYKAGRRNLDAVDQLTLEWAGVYAHYHAPMMRTVIVGTPNDRQKELYAASRDAIEAIETVLITGNTFGTVFDTHARIMDERGLAKHRLNACGYSVGARFSPSWMEHQMFHAGNPEPILPGMTLFVHMIIMDSETGTAMTLGQTYLITDGPVKSLSRHSLDLISV, from the coding sequence ATGGCGCTGCATTTTTCGAGAGACGAATTCGCCTCCCGCCTGGAACTGGTCAAGGCGCGGATGAAGGAAGAAAAGCTCGATGCCCTGCTGATCTTCGCCCAGGAAAGCATGTACTGGCTGACGGGCTACGACACATTCGGCTACTGTTTCTTCCAGTGCCTCGTCGTCAAGGCCGATGGCCAGATGGTTCTGATGACGCGTTCCGCCGACCTCCGGCAGGCCAGGCACACGTCCATCATCGAGGACATCCGCATCTGGGTCGACCGGACCAATGCCGACCCGGCGCAGGACCTCAAGAACCTGCTGATGGATCTCGACCTGCTCGGATCCAAGATCGGCGTGGAATACGACACCCACGGCCTGACGGGCCTCAATGCCCGCAGGCTGGACCACCAACTCACATCCTTCGGCACCTCGACCGACGCCTCCTACATCATCTCCAAGCTTCGGCTGGTGAAGAGTGCCGCCGAGATCGAATATGCCGAAAAGGCTGCGGCACTTTCCGACGACGCCCTCGATGCAGCCCTGAGGCTCGCCAAGCCGGGCGCTAACGAGGCCGATATCCTGGCAGCAATGCAGGGTGCGATCTTTGCAGGCGGCGGGGACTATCCGTCCAACGAATTCATTATCGGCTCCGGCGCCGATGCGCTCCTCTGCCGCTACAAGGCCGGACGGCGCAATCTCGATGCCGTCGATCAACTGACGCTCGAATGGGCCGGCGTCTATGCACATTACCATGCGCCGATGATGCGGACAGTCATCGTCGGCACACCAAACGACCGGCAGAAGGAACTCTATGCCGCCTCGCGCGATGCGATCGAGGCGATCGAAACCGTGCTGATCACCGGCAACACCTTCGGCACCGTCTTCGATACGCATGCGCGGATCATGGACGAGCGCGGTCTCGCCAAGCACAGGCTGAATGCCTGCGGCTATTCGGTGGGCGCGCGCTTCTCGCCCTCATGGATGGAGCACCAGATGTTCCATGCCGGCAATCCCGAGCCGATCCTGCCAGGCATGACGCTCTTCGTACACATGATCATCATGGATTCCGAGACCGGCACCGCCATGACCCTCGGCCAGACTTACCTGATCACTGACGGGCCTGTGAAAAGCCTGTCACGCCATAGTCTCGACCTGATTTCGGTGTGA
- a CDS encoding ribose-phosphate pyrophosphokinase — protein sequence MKVFSGNSNRQLAEAICAYLKVPLGKASVRRFADQEIFVEIQENVRGEDIFLIQSTSYPANDNLMELLIMIDAMRRSSAKRITAVIPYFGYARQDRRASGRTPISAKLVANLITEAGADRVLTLDLHAGQIQGFFDIPTDNLFAVPILTRDIKATYDLDNVVVVSPDVGGVVRARALAKRLNDRNLAIVDKRRERAGESEVMNIVGDVEGKDCLLIDDIVDSGGTLCNAADALLAQGAASVTAYITHGVLSGGAVDRVASSQLRELVTTDSIQPPTRVLSARNIRVISTAPLIGEAINRTSLEESVSSLFD from the coding sequence ATGAAGGTATTTTCTGGTAATTCCAACCGGCAGTTGGCCGAGGCCATCTGTGCGTACCTGAAGGTACCGCTTGGAAAGGCCAGCGTCCGGCGCTTCGCCGATCAGGAAATCTTCGTCGAAATCCAGGAAAACGTGCGCGGTGAGGATATCTTCCTCATCCAGTCGACATCCTACCCGGCCAACGACAACCTGATGGAACTGTTGATCATGATCGACGCAATGCGCCGGTCCTCGGCAAAGCGCATCACCGCGGTCATCCCCTATTTCGGCTACGCCCGGCAGGATCGCCGCGCGTCGGGCCGCACGCCGATCTCGGCCAAGCTGGTCGCCAATCTTATCACCGAAGCCGGCGCCGATCGCGTGCTCACGCTCGATTTGCACGCAGGTCAGATCCAGGGCTTCTTCGATATTCCGACCGATAATCTCTTCGCCGTGCCGATTCTGACCCGCGACATCAAGGCGACCTATGACCTTGATAACGTCGTGGTTGTTTCACCGGATGTTGGCGGCGTGGTGCGCGCCCGGGCGCTTGCCAAGCGCCTCAACGACCGTAACCTGGCCATCGTCGACAAACGTCGCGAACGCGCCGGAGAGTCCGAAGTCATGAACATCGTCGGCGACGTCGAGGGCAAGGACTGTCTGCTGATCGACGACATCGTCGACTCCGGCGGCACGCTTTGCAACGCCGCCGACGCGCTGCTGGCACAAGGTGCTGCCAGCGTCACGGCCTATATCACGCATGGTGTTCTTTCGGGCGGCGCCGTCGATCGCGTCGCCTCGTCGCAGCTGCGTGAACTCGTCACCACCGACTCTATTCAGCCCCCGACCCGGGTTCTCTCCGCCCGCAACATACGCGTCATCAGCACCGCGCCTCTCATCGGCGAGGCAATCAATCGCACAAGCCTTGAAGAATCGGTCTCAAGCCTGTTTGATTGA